One genomic region from Danio aesculapii chromosome 24, fDanAes4.1, whole genome shotgun sequence encodes:
- the luc7l gene encoding putative RNA-binding protein Luc7-like 1 isoform X3 has protein sequence MSAQAQMRALLDQLMGTSRDGDESRQRVKFTDERVCKSHLLNCCPHDILSGTRMDLGECSKIHDLALRADYEIASKERDLFFELDAVDHLESFIADCDRRTELAKKRLAETQEEISAEVAQKAEKVHELNEEIGKLLAKAEQLGAEGNVDEAQEVLQEVEKVRSRKKDAEEEYRNSMPASSFQQQKLRVCEVCSAYLGLHDNDRRLADHFGGKLHLGFIQIREKLEQLKKTVLDKQERRNQERLKRREEREREERMKKRTRSRSRERKRSRSRERDRERRRRRSRSASREKRRSRSRSKERDRRRRHRSRSRSRSRHSREQSHKSSRDRDRERDSKRSSSERRSDGLNGRTESRRHDDREAGEI, from the exons ATGTCGGCCCAGGCTCAGATGCGAGCTCTGCTGGATCAGCTGATGGGAACGTCGAGGGATG GAGATGAGTCGAGACAGCGGGTTAAATTCACAGACGAGCGCGTCTGCAAATCTCACCTGCTCAACTGCTGCCCGCATGACATCCTCTCTGGAACG CGGATGGACCTTGGCGAATGCTCTAAGATCCATGACCTGGCACTGAGGGCCGACTATGAGATCGCGTCTAAAGAGAGAGACTTGTTCTTTGAGCTGGAT gctGTGGATCACCTGGAGTCCTTCATTGCTGACTGTGACCGCAGGACTGAACTGGCCAAGAAGCGTCTCGCTGAGACTCAAGAAGAGATCAGCGCTGAGGTGGCGCAAAAG GCAGAAAAGGTTCACGAGCTGAATGAGGAGATCGGGAAGCTGCTAGCAAAGGCTGAGCAACTCGGCGCTGAGGGAAATGTGGATGAAGCGCAGGAGGTTCTGCAGGAGGTTGAGAAAGTCCGATCTAGGAAGAAGGATGCAGAG gAAGAGTACAGGAACTCTATGCCTGCATCTAGTTTCCAGCAGCAGAAGTTGCGTGTCTGTGAGGTTTGCTCCGCCTACTTGGGTCTCCATGACAACGACCGGCGTCTTGCAGACCACTTTGGCGGGAAACTGCACCTGGGTTTTATCCAGATCAGAGAGAAGCTGGAGCAGCTGAAG AAAACCGTGCTGGACAAACAGGAGAGGAGAAACCAGGAGCGACTGAAGAGAAGGGAAGAGcgggagagagaggagaggatgAAAAAGAG GACCAGATCACGCAGTCGAGAACGCAAGAG GTCTCGTTCCCGTGAGCGTGATCGAGAGCGCAGACGCCGGCGTTCCCGCTCCGCTTCACGAGAGAAACGCCGTTCCCGTTCTCGCTCCAAAGAGCGCGACAGACGCAGACGACACCGATCTCGATCCAGATCCCGCTCACGCCACAGCAGAGAACAGTCACACAA GTCTTCACGAGACCGTGATCGCGAGAGGGACAGCAAGCGCAGCTCATCCGAGCGGAGATCAGACGGGCTGAACGGCAGGACAGAATCTCGTCGCCATGATGACAGAGAAGCCGGAGAGATCTGA
- the luc7l gene encoding putative RNA-binding protein Luc7-like 1 isoform X2: MVQCMFASLHLQGSCRKASCSSSRDESRQRVKFTDERVCKSHLLNCCPHDILSGTRMDLGECSKIHDLALRADYEIASKERDLFFELDAVDHLESFIADCDRRTELAKKRLAETQEEISAEVAQKAEKVHELNEEIGKLLAKAEQLGAEGNVDEAQEVLQEVEKVRSRKKDAEEEYRNSMPASSFQQQKLRVCEVCSAYLGLHDNDRRLADHFGGKLHLGFIQIREKLEQLKKTVLDKQERRNQERLKRREEREREERMKKRTRSRSRERKRSRSRERDRERRRRRSRSASREKRRSRSRSKERDRRRRHRSRSRSRSRHSREQSHKSSRDRDRERDSKRSSSERRSDGLNGRTESRRHDDREAGEI; this comes from the exons ATG GTTCAGTGTATGTTTGCCAGCCTACATCTGCAAGGGAGTTGCAGAAAAGCCTCATGTTCATCGAGCC GAGATGAGTCGAGACAGCGGGTTAAATTCACAGACGAGCGCGTCTGCAAATCTCACCTGCTCAACTGCTGCCCGCATGACATCCTCTCTGGAACG CGGATGGACCTTGGCGAATGCTCTAAGATCCATGACCTGGCACTGAGGGCCGACTATGAGATCGCGTCTAAAGAGAGAGACTTGTTCTTTGAGCTGGAT gctGTGGATCACCTGGAGTCCTTCATTGCTGACTGTGACCGCAGGACTGAACTGGCCAAGAAGCGTCTCGCTGAGACTCAAGAAGAGATCAGCGCTGAGGTGGCGCAAAAG GCAGAAAAGGTTCACGAGCTGAATGAGGAGATCGGGAAGCTGCTAGCAAAGGCTGAGCAACTCGGCGCTGAGGGAAATGTGGATGAAGCGCAGGAGGTTCTGCAGGAGGTTGAGAAAGTCCGATCTAGGAAGAAGGATGCAGAG gAAGAGTACAGGAACTCTATGCCTGCATCTAGTTTCCAGCAGCAGAAGTTGCGTGTCTGTGAGGTTTGCTCCGCCTACTTGGGTCTCCATGACAACGACCGGCGTCTTGCAGACCACTTTGGCGGGAAACTGCACCTGGGTTTTATCCAGATCAGAGAGAAGCTGGAGCAGCTGAAG AAAACCGTGCTGGACAAACAGGAGAGGAGAAACCAGGAGCGACTGAAGAGAAGGGAAGAGcgggagagagaggagaggatgAAAAAGAG GACCAGATCACGCAGTCGAGAACGCAAGAG GTCTCGTTCCCGTGAGCGTGATCGAGAGCGCAGACGCCGGCGTTCCCGCTCCGCTTCACGAGAGAAACGCCGTTCCCGTTCTCGCTCCAAAGAGCGCGACAGACGCAGACGACACCGATCTCGATCCAGATCCCGCTCACGCCACAGCAGAGAACAGTCACACAA GTCTTCACGAGACCGTGATCGCGAGAGGGACAGCAAGCGCAGCTCATCCGAGCGGAGATCAGACGGGCTGAACGGCAGGACAGAATCTCGTCGCCATGATGACAGAGAAGCCGGAGAGATCTGA
- the luc7l gene encoding putative RNA-binding protein Luc7-like 1 isoform X1: MNSYASRAFVSYRLNNCGPFILFIKVQCMFASLHLQGSCRKASCSSSRDESRQRVKFTDERVCKSHLLNCCPHDILSGTRMDLGECSKIHDLALRADYEIASKERDLFFELDAVDHLESFIADCDRRTELAKKRLAETQEEISAEVAQKAEKVHELNEEIGKLLAKAEQLGAEGNVDEAQEVLQEVEKVRSRKKDAEEEYRNSMPASSFQQQKLRVCEVCSAYLGLHDNDRRLADHFGGKLHLGFIQIREKLEQLKKTVLDKQERRNQERLKRREEREREERMKKRTRSRSRERKRSRSRERDRERRRRRSRSASREKRRSRSRSKERDRRRRHRSRSRSRSRHSREQSHKSSRDRDRERDSKRSSSERRSDGLNGRTESRRHDDREAGEI; the protein is encoded by the exons ATGAATTCATATGCTTCCCGTGCATTTGTTTCATACAGACTGAACAATTGTGGCCCCTTTATTCTATTCATTAAGGTTCAGTGTATGTTTGCCAGCCTACATCTGCAAGGGAGTTGCAGAAAAGCCTCATGTTCATCGAGCC GAGATGAGTCGAGACAGCGGGTTAAATTCACAGACGAGCGCGTCTGCAAATCTCACCTGCTCAACTGCTGCCCGCATGACATCCTCTCTGGAACG CGGATGGACCTTGGCGAATGCTCTAAGATCCATGACCTGGCACTGAGGGCCGACTATGAGATCGCGTCTAAAGAGAGAGACTTGTTCTTTGAGCTGGAT gctGTGGATCACCTGGAGTCCTTCATTGCTGACTGTGACCGCAGGACTGAACTGGCCAAGAAGCGTCTCGCTGAGACTCAAGAAGAGATCAGCGCTGAGGTGGCGCAAAAG GCAGAAAAGGTTCACGAGCTGAATGAGGAGATCGGGAAGCTGCTAGCAAAGGCTGAGCAACTCGGCGCTGAGGGAAATGTGGATGAAGCGCAGGAGGTTCTGCAGGAGGTTGAGAAAGTCCGATCTAGGAAGAAGGATGCAGAG gAAGAGTACAGGAACTCTATGCCTGCATCTAGTTTCCAGCAGCAGAAGTTGCGTGTCTGTGAGGTTTGCTCCGCCTACTTGGGTCTCCATGACAACGACCGGCGTCTTGCAGACCACTTTGGCGGGAAACTGCACCTGGGTTTTATCCAGATCAGAGAGAAGCTGGAGCAGCTGAAG AAAACCGTGCTGGACAAACAGGAGAGGAGAAACCAGGAGCGACTGAAGAGAAGGGAAGAGcgggagagagaggagaggatgAAAAAGAG GACCAGATCACGCAGTCGAGAACGCAAGAG GTCTCGTTCCCGTGAGCGTGATCGAGAGCGCAGACGCCGGCGTTCCCGCTCCGCTTCACGAGAGAAACGCCGTTCCCGTTCTCGCTCCAAAGAGCGCGACAGACGCAGACGACACCGATCTCGATCCAGATCCCGCTCACGCCACAGCAGAGAACAGTCACACAA GTCTTCACGAGACCGTGATCGCGAGAGGGACAGCAAGCGCAGCTCATCCGAGCGGAGATCAGACGGGCTGAACGGCAGGACAGAATCTCGTCGCCATGATGACAGAGAAGCCGGAGAGATCTGA
- the luc7l gene encoding putative RNA-binding protein Luc7-like 1 isoform X4 translates to MDLGECSKIHDLALRADYEIASKERDLFFELDAVDHLESFIADCDRRTELAKKRLAETQEEISAEVAQKAEKVHELNEEIGKLLAKAEQLGAEGNVDEAQEVLQEVEKVRSRKKDAEEEYRNSMPASSFQQQKLRVCEVCSAYLGLHDNDRRLADHFGGKLHLGFIQIREKLEQLKKTVLDKQERRNQERLKRREEREREERMKKRTRSRSRERKRSRSRERDRERRRRRSRSASREKRRSRSRSKERDRRRRHRSRSRSRSRHSREQSHKSSRDRDRERDSKRSSSERRSDGLNGRTESRRHDDREAGEI, encoded by the exons ATGGACCTTGGCGAATGCTCTAAGATCCATGACCTGGCACTGAGGGCCGACTATGAGATCGCGTCTAAAGAGAGAGACTTGTTCTTTGAGCTGGAT gctGTGGATCACCTGGAGTCCTTCATTGCTGACTGTGACCGCAGGACTGAACTGGCCAAGAAGCGTCTCGCTGAGACTCAAGAAGAGATCAGCGCTGAGGTGGCGCAAAAG GCAGAAAAGGTTCACGAGCTGAATGAGGAGATCGGGAAGCTGCTAGCAAAGGCTGAGCAACTCGGCGCTGAGGGAAATGTGGATGAAGCGCAGGAGGTTCTGCAGGAGGTTGAGAAAGTCCGATCTAGGAAGAAGGATGCAGAG gAAGAGTACAGGAACTCTATGCCTGCATCTAGTTTCCAGCAGCAGAAGTTGCGTGTCTGTGAGGTTTGCTCCGCCTACTTGGGTCTCCATGACAACGACCGGCGTCTTGCAGACCACTTTGGCGGGAAACTGCACCTGGGTTTTATCCAGATCAGAGAGAAGCTGGAGCAGCTGAAG AAAACCGTGCTGGACAAACAGGAGAGGAGAAACCAGGAGCGACTGAAGAGAAGGGAAGAGcgggagagagaggagaggatgAAAAAGAG GACCAGATCACGCAGTCGAGAACGCAAGAG GTCTCGTTCCCGTGAGCGTGATCGAGAGCGCAGACGCCGGCGTTCCCGCTCCGCTTCACGAGAGAAACGCCGTTCCCGTTCTCGCTCCAAAGAGCGCGACAGACGCAGACGACACCGATCTCGATCCAGATCCCGCTCACGCCACAGCAGAGAACAGTCACACAA GTCTTCACGAGACCGTGATCGCGAGAGGGACAGCAAGCGCAGCTCATCCGAGCGGAGATCAGACGGGCTGAACGGCAGGACAGAATCTCGTCGCCATGATGACAGAGAAGCCGGAGAGATCTGA